NNNNNNNNNNNNNNNNNNNNNNNNNNNNNNNNNNNNNNNNNNNNNNNNNNNNNNNNNNNNNNNNNNNNNNNNNNNNNNNNNNNNNNNNNNNNNNNNNNNNNNNNNNNNNNNNNNNNNNNNNNNNNNNNNNNNNNNNNNNNNNNNNNNNNNNNNNNNNNNNNNNNNNNNNNNNNNNNNNNNNNNNNNNNNNNNNNNNNNNNNNNNNNNNNNNNNNNNNNNNNNNNNNNNNNNNNNNNNNNNNNNNNNNNNNNNNNNNNNNNNNNNNNNNNNNNNNNNNNNNNNNNNNNNNNNNNNNNNNNNNNNNNNNNNNNNNNNNNNNNNNNNNNNNNNNNNNNNNNNNNNNNNNNNNNNNNNNNNNNNNNNNNNNNNNNNNNNNNNNNNNNNNNNNNNNNNNNNNNNNNNNNNNNNNNNNNNNNNNNNNNNNNNNNNNNNNNNNNNNNNNNNNNNNNNNNNNNNNNNNNNNNNNNNNNNNNNNNNNNNNNNNNNNNNNNNNNNNNNNNNNNNNNNNNNNNNNNNNNNNNNNNNNNNNNNNNNNNNNNNNNNNNNNNNNNNNNNNNNNNNNNNNNNNNNNNNNNNNNNNNNNNNNNNNNNNNNNNNNNNNNNNNNNNNNNNNNNNNNNNNNNNNNNNNNNNNNNNNNNNNNNNNNNNNNNNNNNNNNNNNNNNNNNNNNNNNNNNNNNNNNNNNNNNNNNNNNNNNNNNNNNNNNNNNNNNNNNNNNNNNNNNNNNNNNNNNNNNNNNNNNNNNNNNNNNNNNNNNNNNNNNNNNNNNNNNNNNNNNNNNNNNNNNNNNNNNNNNNNNNNNNNNNNNNNNNNNNNNNNNNNNNNNNNNNNNNNNNNNNNNNNNNNNNNNNNNNNNNNNNNNNNNNNNNNNNNNNNNNNNNNNNNNNNNNNNNNNNNNNNNNNNNNNNNNNNNNNNNNNNNNNNNNNNNNNNNNNNNNNNNNNNNNNNNNNNNNNNNNNNNNNNNNNNNNNNNNNNNNNNNNNNNNNNNNNNNNNNNNNNNNNNNNNNNNNNNNNNNNNNNNNNNNNNNNNNNNNNNNNNNNNNNNNNNNNNNNNNNNNNNNNNNNNNNNNNNNNNNNNNNNNNNNNNNNNNNNNNNNNNNNNNNNNNNNNNNNNNNNNNNNNNNNNNNNNNNNNNNNNNNNNNNNNNNNNNNNNNNNNNNNNNNNNNNNNNNNNNNNNNNNNNNNNNNNNNNNNNNNNNNNNNNNNNNNNNNNNNNNNNNNNNNNNNNNNNNNNNNNNNNNNNNNNNNNNNNNNNNNNNNNNNNNNNNNNNNNNNNNNNNNNNNNNNNNNNNNNNNNNNNNNNNNNNNNNNNNNNNNNNNNNNNNNNNNNNNNNNNNNNNNNNNNNNNNNNNACGACTTCCCAAGTAAGTCGTCTGACGAACAGATCTGGAAAAAAACTCGATGTCATACCTTAAATTGGTGAGATAAGTTCCTTAGCATACATAAGGCTTCTCCAAGCACACAGAATCACAAATGAAAACAACCCACCCAGAATCGTTAGCTTCTATGACTCTATGAACCATAAAAAATTTAGAATCAAAATCTTGGGTTTTTTTAGCTCATTGTGGAGAGAAAGTGAGAGATATGTGGTGTTTAGTTTACAAGAATGGAAAAAGAAGAAGGGTAAATCGATTTTTGGAGCATTAAGAGCTTCAAATTGGTTGTTCATTGTGGTTGTGGTATTGATGACAATGGCAATCTTGTAATTACTTGAAGATGATGAGGGTGAGAGAGTAAAAATGTCATTTTCGAAAAAAAAAAAGAAAAAAAAAATTGATTTACCCTTTAAATTATATGAACTTGTGGGGTGAATAGGGCAAAACCAATTTAAAAAAAAAAAGGAGGTTAGTTTTGTGTTTGACTTTAAGTTATAGGTCAATTCTGCAAAAAGCCCAATATTATAACATTTAATAACTGTAAAAATTTATGATGTAAAACTAAATTATATTTTACGTTACTATAATTACGTAACATAAATAATTTTTAAAATATCTCATCATGAGCAGGTTCATGTCACTAACTAGTATTCATTAATACCAAATCACATAACTAAATTTGGTTTTCTCTCTCCAATCTTTCATTTCATTTTTTTTCGTGTGACATAATGAAACCTTCGTCAAAATCTAAAAATCAAAAATAAAAACAAAAGCAAAACTACAAATGTCTAACTTATTATTTAGAATAAAAAGTAGATTTTAACAACATAATTAAAAAATTCTAAGAAAGAACCCAAATCAGTTGATCTCGGGTTTTAATGATTTTTATTGGGTTTTAAAAATAGTTTTTCCTTAAAACCCAAATTAGATTTACATATTGGCTTATTGGATTTGCCAGTTCAACCACATACATGCCGTGTTTTGAAACACTGCTTGTTAGAGAAAATTAGTCAATAAATGTTTTTTTAACACATCTTTTACTAACCAAATCTCTTCACGAACTAATTATGTTAAAAATGCTTATAAGAATAACAAATTTTATAGAAGGTTTTCCCTATAAATATAGAAGATTTAAGGAAATTATTTTCTCAATAAATAATGAAGGCTATATATAGGAATATATGATTAGACAGAAAAAGTTAAGTACAGAAATTAATTAACTTGGGAAACAAGAAAGCTTAAAAATAAGTAAATTTACATTTTTATAAATGAATTTAGTAGATCGGTTGATTGAATCCGAATATATTTACATTGAAGGAAATTTAGTTAATTCGGTATTGAAATAACATTACAAATTGCTTTCAAAAGAGAAAATTGGTGGTTTGATTTAGGTTTAAGAAATTTCAAGGCCATCATGTGCATACCAAAACATTTCGTTAGGCGAAAGTAAGAACACATAAACACTATTCTTCTTTTTGTTTGTTTGTCTAGATTGACGTGAGTTGTTTCTTTGTAGGAACATTGATAAGAGTGGTACCAAAGAGTGAGTTAGGGATTGATTCATACTAAGATCGATGTACATTAGCTTTGTTTAGGGCGTTGATCGTGCCTTTCATTGAGTTCTTGGATAGAATTAAATACCTGAGAGTGATGGGGAAAGAAGGGGGGAGTTAGTCGGAGATTTGGTTCATATTTAGAGGTCTAAATGGAACAAGGGACTAGACACATGTTTAAGGTTATTGGATGAATTGGTTTGAAGCTAAAACAAGGACTTTGAGACGTGGAAGTGTGGTTAGAAAAGAAGGAAGAGAGCTGGTTATAGCTAAGGTCAAGAGTATGGAGGTATCAGAGAGATGAGAAAGAATTGGGTATAGGTCCGGTAACTAAACCAGAGCAGAGAACAAGCTAGCTGTGTCAAATAGGTTAAGTTGGAGACACAAGGAGAGATTAGGGCCAAGAGATAAGGTGGCAACGCGGCCTAGAGATGTGCAAGTGAGACTAGAGGAGGAAGAAGGGTCAGGGACAAGTGGTTACTAAACGGAGCATGTCAGTTAAAGAGTCTATGATGGATTAAGAGCGGCCCGGTCCATAGGAGCTAATGAAGAGAAAGTAGAGTGGACGAGAGTGAGCAAAAGTGAGACATAAACCTTACAAAAAATCACATTAAAACTTCAAATAAACAAAAGACATACAAGGTTTGACAAAAAAAAAAAAAAGACATACAACAACTTAAAAGAAAAACTGATAACAGTAGCCTTGCAACAGTTCACTCAATCTGAAATTCTAAAGGAACCGAGTTCAAATTTGGAACATATGCACAGTGAGAAAACCAACCATCCTCGCCATAACCTATCTGAATCTTATTGCACATGTCTCCCTTCGCAATATGGATGCAAGGCTGACTACTTCCATCGCCACAACACATGAATAAGGTCTTATCATAGATGAAGTAACTAACCCCATACATTTTATTACACAAGAATGGCAAGTTAGGTGCTGTCAAGGTCATCAAGTTTATCCACACCACTTCTTTTTTATCATCAGCCTTATCCTTAGTTACCCAAATTCCAATCTTCCTTGTTAAAAAGCATTGTTGTAACAACGAAAACCGATCTCCTTTCCAAACCGCAAGGAGATGTTCATTCCAAGAATGGTCATCTTCAAACGGAGGAAGAAGACAAACGGGTTTGAAAATCTCATTCGAGAAATTAAAGCTTTGGATGAAATACTCACAAGTCTGGCGATTGTAAGCAATCCAATACAAATTTCCATTCAAGGACACATGTGGCCACCCTTTGGCTTCGTTAGACATGTCACATATGTACATGTCCTGCTCAAGTGTATTAATATACCTCAACACGTGAGAGGCACACTCGTAAATTGCAACTTCCTCGGGGTGGGGGTAGTACAGTAAAATCTTGTGAACCTTTTGGGGTCCACTATTGTCGTATCCTAAGCCAAAAACAGTGAAGTCTCTGTCCACAGACAACTTGATCAAGTTTACCTGTCTCGACCATGGATTCCAAAGCGCTGTCTCCTTCTTCCAGTGAAATGGATATTTACAGAACAAGAGACCATCGCAAGTACTGATGGTACCATATTCCGAATTTAACTCCCTGCAAGAAGAGTGCAGCTCACGCAAATGTATCGTTTGATCGATGATGTCTATCGAATA
This sequence is a window from Brassica oleracea var. oleracea cultivar TO1000 chromosome C1, BOL, whole genome shotgun sequence. Protein-coding genes within it:
- the LOC106298908 gene encoding protein SUPPRESSOR OF NIM1 1-like, with the translated sequence MVLHVMLPWELEEEILYRLPPKSLVRFRAVSKRWNSLFNNKSFINKHLSLSRPQFIFLTQSKIYSIDIIDQTIHLRELHSSCRELNSEYGTISTCDGLLFCKYPFHWKKETALWNPWSRQVNLIKLSVDRDFTVFGLGYDNSGPQKVHKILLYYPHPEEVAIYECASHVLRYINTLEQDMYICDMSNEAKGWPHVSLNGNLYWIAYNRQTCEYFIQSFNFSNEIFKPVCLLPPFEDDHSWNEHLLAVWKGDRFSLLQQCFLTRKIGIWVTKDKADDKKEVVWINLMTLTAPNLPFLCNKMYGVSYFIYDKTLFMCCGDGSSQPCIHIAKGDMCNKIQIGYGEDGWFSHCAYVPNLNSVPLEFQIE